One Thunnus albacares chromosome 12, fThuAlb1.1, whole genome shotgun sequence genomic region harbors:
- the eif4e2 gene encoding eukaryotic translation initiation factor 4E type 2 isoform X1 gives MNNKFDALKDDDSGDHDQDQGSPKDGEKEKTEDEDKEQNISKKKMVVPGAGEHPLQYNYTFWYSRRTPGRPASTQSYEQNIKQIGSFASVEQFWRFYSHMIRPGDLTGHSDFHLFKEGIKPMWEDDANKMGGKWIIRLRKGLASRCWENLILAMLGEQFMVGEEICGAVVSVRFQEDIISIWNKTASDQATTARIRDTLRRVLNLPPNTIMEYKTHTDSIKAWEDFHGLVNASGGR, from the exons atgaacaaCAAATTTGACGC TCTGAAAGACGATGACAGTGGAGACCACGACCAGGATCAAGGTTCACCGAAAGACGGTGAGAAGGAAAAGACCGAAGACGAGGACAAGGAACAGAACATTTCCAAGAAAAAG atggTTGTACCAGGGGCAGGAGAGCACCCTCTTCAATACAACTACACCTTCTGGTACTCCAGACGCACCCCAGGGAGACCAGCCAGCACTCAGAGCTACGAGCAGAACATCAAACAGATTGGCAGCTTCGCCTCG GTGGAGCAGTTCTGGCGTTTCTATAGTCACATGATCCGGCCAGGTGACCTAACAGGCCATAGTGACTTCCATCTCTTCAAGGAAGGCATCAAACCTATGTGGGAG GATGATGCCAATAAGATGGGTGGGAAGTGGATCATCCGTCTGAGGAAAGGCCTGGCGTCTCGGTGCTGGGAAAACCTGATCCTGGCCATGCTGGGGGAGCAGTTCATGGTTGGAGAGGAGATCTGCGGGGCTGTGGTGTCAGTACGCTTCCAG GAGGACATCATCTCCATTTGGAACAAAACAGCAAGTGACCAGGCGACCACGGCCCGCATCAGAGACACGCTGCGCAGAGTCCTCAACCTGCCTCCCAacaccatcatggagtacaagacacacacagacagcattaA AGCATGGGAAGACTTCCATGGTCTGGTGAATGCTAGCGGCGGACGTTAA
- the eif4e2 gene encoding eukaryotic translation initiation factor 4E type 2 isoform X2, which yields MNNKFDALKDDDSGDHDQDQGSPKDGEKEKTEDEDKEQNISKKKMVVPGAGEHPLQYNYTFWYSRRTPGRPASTQSYEQNIKQIGSFASVEQFWRFYSHMIRPGDLTGHSDFHLFKEGIKPMWEDDANKMGGKWIIRLRKGLASRCWENLILAMLGEQFMVGEEICGAVVSVRFQEDIISIWNKTASDQATTARIRDTLRRVLNLPPNTIMEYKTHTDSIKYSMGRLPWSGEC from the exons atgaacaaCAAATTTGACGC TCTGAAAGACGATGACAGTGGAGACCACGACCAGGATCAAGGTTCACCGAAAGACGGTGAGAAGGAAAAGACCGAAGACGAGGACAAGGAACAGAACATTTCCAAGAAAAAG atggTTGTACCAGGGGCAGGAGAGCACCCTCTTCAATACAACTACACCTTCTGGTACTCCAGACGCACCCCAGGGAGACCAGCCAGCACTCAGAGCTACGAGCAGAACATCAAACAGATTGGCAGCTTCGCCTCG GTGGAGCAGTTCTGGCGTTTCTATAGTCACATGATCCGGCCAGGTGACCTAACAGGCCATAGTGACTTCCATCTCTTCAAGGAAGGCATCAAACCTATGTGGGAG GATGATGCCAATAAGATGGGTGGGAAGTGGATCATCCGTCTGAGGAAAGGCCTGGCGTCTCGGTGCTGGGAAAACCTGATCCTGGCCATGCTGGGGGAGCAGTTCATGGTTGGAGAGGAGATCTGCGGGGCTGTGGTGTCAGTACGCTTCCAG GAGGACATCATCTCCATTTGGAACAAAACAGCAAGTGACCAGGCGACCACGGCCCGCATCAGAGACACGCTGCGCAGAGTCCTCAACCTGCCTCCCAacaccatcatggagtacaagacacacacagacagcattaAGTAT AGCATGGGAAGACTTCCATGGTCTGGTGAATGCTAG
- the eif4e2 gene encoding eukaryotic translation initiation factor 4E type 2 isoform X3, which translates to MVVPGAGEHPLQYNYTFWYSRRTPGRPASTQSYEQNIKQIGSFASVEQFWRFYSHMIRPGDLTGHSDFHLFKEGIKPMWEDDANKMGGKWIIRLRKGLASRCWENLILAMLGEQFMVGEEICGAVVSVRFQEDIISIWNKTASDQATTARIRDTLRRVLNLPPNTIMEYKTHTDSIKAWEDFHGLVNASGGR; encoded by the exons atggTTGTACCAGGGGCAGGAGAGCACCCTCTTCAATACAACTACACCTTCTGGTACTCCAGACGCACCCCAGGGAGACCAGCCAGCACTCAGAGCTACGAGCAGAACATCAAACAGATTGGCAGCTTCGCCTCG GTGGAGCAGTTCTGGCGTTTCTATAGTCACATGATCCGGCCAGGTGACCTAACAGGCCATAGTGACTTCCATCTCTTCAAGGAAGGCATCAAACCTATGTGGGAG GATGATGCCAATAAGATGGGTGGGAAGTGGATCATCCGTCTGAGGAAAGGCCTGGCGTCTCGGTGCTGGGAAAACCTGATCCTGGCCATGCTGGGGGAGCAGTTCATGGTTGGAGAGGAGATCTGCGGGGCTGTGGTGTCAGTACGCTTCCAG GAGGACATCATCTCCATTTGGAACAAAACAGCAAGTGACCAGGCGACCACGGCCCGCATCAGAGACACGCTGCGCAGAGTCCTCAACCTGCCTCCCAacaccatcatggagtacaagacacacacagacagcattaA AGCATGGGAAGACTTCCATGGTCTGGTGAATGCTAGCGGCGGACGTTAA
- the LOC122993542 gene encoding phospholipid scramblase family member 5, with the protein MYFQFYTMSAVTNQPLPIGQLEREKHIQMIFRAFQNRCGPSCESHNRSPGPKPGQTPPDWASAEQLSGPAPEMKIENGHVEPTGKLNQPEEEEQWLEGAEGSDSLTVLDTVSQIHITARPELQGPQCVPRRIYSITTGASRSQFLVAVEESSCVCLQCCGPARACSLQGLDCQGRQVFYFERPLRVDACCFGCCLMELRAYTPQKHLIGTVHQRWSMFTPLLEVWDSEGASTIRIQGSCCPCRCFSNQQFQIVSNIGEKIGTIWKKWPGFNDERNMDHEYFGLEVPPSMESQTKLLLLAATFLINHMFFEMS; encoded by the exons atgtattttcagttttacacCATGTCAGCGGTGACCAATCAACCTCTTCCAATTGGTCAACTGGAGCGAGAGAAACACATCCAGATGATCTTCAGAGCTTTCCAGAACAGGTGCGGACCTTCATGTGAGAGTCACAATCGCTCACCTGGACCCAAACCCGGTCAAACACCACCTGACTGGGCATCTGCTGAGCAGCTGTCAGGTCCTGCTCCTGAGATGAAGATAGAGAACGGCCATGTGGAGCCAACAGGAAAACTGAACCagccagaggaggaggagcagtggCTTGAAGGTGCAGAGGGATCAGACTCTTTGACTGTGCTGGATACAGTCAGCCAGATTCATATCACTGCCAGACCAGAGTTGCAAG GTCCACAGTGTGTTCCCAGGAGGATCTACAGCATCACCACAGGAGCCAGCAGGTCACAATTCCTTGTGGCGGTAGAAG AGAGCTCTTGTGTGTGCCTCCAGTGTTGCGGTCCAGCTCGGGCCTGTTCCTTGCAGGGTCTTGACTGTCAGGGCCGCcaggtcttttattttgaacGGCCGCTCAGGGTGGACGCCTGCTGCTTTGGTTGCTGCCTTATGGAGCTGAGGGCCTACACACCTCAAAAGCATCTTATTGGCACTGTACACCAGAG GTGGAGCATGTTCACCCCGCTCCTCGAAGTGTGGGATTCAGAGGGAGCATCTACCATCAGGATCCAGGGCTCCTGCTGCCCATGTCGCTGCTTCTCCAACCAGCAATTCCAG ATTGTCTCCAATATTGGTGAGAAAATTGGCACAATATGGAAGAAATGGCCTGGCTTCAATGACGAACGTAACATGGACCATGAATATTTTGGATTGGAGG TGCCACCAAGTATGGAATCACAAACCAAACTGTTGCTGCTGGCAGCCACATTCTTAATA AATCATATGTTTTTTGAGATGAGCTga
- the chrng gene encoding acetylcholine receptor subunit gamma, translating into MDSGPPLSLSLLLGVFMISTTASAVNLEGELFKDLMKGYNKNVRPMENSGDITQVQIKMTLTNLISLNEKEEALTTSIWIEMQWCDYRLRWDQPPRSALYGNLTSELRVPSKSIWLPDIILENNVDGQFEVALYCNALVSPNGCVYWLPPAIYRSACSITVNYFPFDWQNCTMVFRSQTYSANEIEIVLKEEDNHTFEWINIDPEAFTENGEWVIKHRPAKNVINTQYTKDEREYQEVVFFLIIQRKPLFYIINIIAPCVLFSSLGLLVYFLPAKAGGQKCTMSIATLLGQTVFLFLIAKKVPETSKAVPLIGKYLMFVMSVTTMVVMNCVIVLNVSLRTPNTHVMTDRVRKIFLNILPRLLRMQMQPWTPNNDNTSETDSNDVFPVSCRRRSSMTLITKAEEYVMKTARTELMFARLKERNGLMRSVMEKLHEGLEEGTAEELSASLAKVSPELRQCVASCKHIAETARHQKNFQNENEEWFLVARVIDRVCFIVMALVFFIGTIGIFLMGHFNQPPSSPFLGDPKKYLPSMDNLTDLTESGVGADLLG; encoded by the exons atggattCTGGACCTCCGCTCTCTCTGTCACTCCTCTTGGGGGTGTTTATGATTTCCACCACAG CCTCAGCAGTCAACCTCGAAGGGGAACTTTTCAAGGATTTGATGAAAGGGTACAACAAGAACGTTCGGCCCATGGAGAACAGTGGGGACATCACTCAAGTCCAAATCAAGATGACACTCACCAACCTCATCTCCCTG AATGAAAAGGAGGAGGCCCTGACAACCAGCATCTGGATAGAAATG CAATGGTGTGACTACAGGCTCAGATGGGACCAACCACCCAGGTCAGCTTTGTATGGGAACCTCACTTCTGAGCTACGTGTCCCTTCCAAGAGTATATGGCTGCCTGACATCATACTAGAAAACAA TGTGGACGGACAGTTCGAGGTAGCGCTTTACTGCAATGCACTGGTGTCTCCTAACGGTTGTGTGTACTGGCTGCCTCCTGCCATCTACCGCAGCGCTTGTTCCATCACCGTCAACTACTTTCCCTTTGACTGGCAGAACTGCACTATGGTGTTCCG CTCCCAGACTTACAGCGCCaatgaaattgaaattgttCTCAAAGAGGAGGATAACCACACGTTTGAGTGGATAAATATCGACCCCGAGGCTTTCACAG AGAATGGAGAGTGGGTCATCAAACATAGGCCGGCCAAGAATGTGATCAACACTCAGTACACAAAGGATGAACGGGAGTACCAGGAGGTGgtcttcttcctcatcatccAGAGAAAGCCCCTCTTctacatcatcaacatcatcgcTCCCTGTGTGCTCTTCTCCTCCCTCGGCCTGCTTGTTTACTTCTTACCTGCCAAAG CCGGCGGTCAGAAGTGCACCATGTCTATTGCCACTCTTCTGGGCCAGactgtcttcctcttccttaTCGCTAAGAAGGTTCCAGAAACATCAAAGGCGGTACCTCTTATTGGAAA GTATCTGATGTTTGTGATGTCAGTGACCACCATGGTAGTGATGAACTGTGTGATCGTTCTCAACGTATCCCTGAGAACCCCAAACACTCACGTTATGACAGACAGAGTCCGAAAG ATCTTTCTGAACATCCTGCCTCGACTGCTGAGGATGCAAATGCAGCCCTGGACACCAAACAATGACAACACCTCAGAAACTGACAGTAATGATGTGTTCCCGGTCTCCTGCCGACGCCGCAGCTCCATGACCCTCATCACCAAAGCAGAGGAATATGTCATGAAAACTGCTCGGACTGAACTCATGTTTGCCAGACTCAAAGAGAGAAATGGATTGATGAGATCAGTGATGGAGAAGCTAC ATGAGGGGCTGGAGGAGGGTACAGCAGAGGAGCTCAGCGCTAGTCTGGCAAAGGTCTCTCCAGAGCTGAGGCAGTGTGTGGCCTCATGCAAACACATAGCTGAAACTGCAAGGCATCAGAAGAACTTCCAAAAT GAGAATGAAGAGTGGTTCCTGGTCGCCCGGGTGATCGACAGGGTTTGCTTTATTGTCATGGCTTTGGTCTTTTTTATTGGCACCATCGGGATTTTCCTGATGGGCCATTTCAACCAGCCTCCCTCCTCACCTTTCCTTGGGGATCCCAAGAAGTACCTCCCTTCAATGGACAATCTCACAGATCTAACTGAGAGCGGGGTAGGAGCGGACCTCCTGGGGTGA